The Planktothrix agardhii NIES-204 genomic interval AACCGAACTTTTGCTAATAGATCGACCTCTCGACGATTCCCCGATGTAATATCAATAAATACCTCTTGGGGTAAAAAGGTAATAGAGGATTGATCAATATAGGGAATCAGATCGGGAAAAAATAACTCTAAAAATTCCCAAAAAAACGTCGAAATTAACTCTTTAAATAATCGATCATGTTCAATTACCCGTTCTAAATTTTCAGTCATTTTAATCTAATTTAACCCCTAACATTCAGCACTGGAAACCTGAATAATAGATGGCGTTTGTGGAACTAAAACCCCTAATTGTTCCGCAGACCAATGGGCATAATCCGATAATAAATTATGAACTAATCGGTGTCTAACCGTCATTAACACACTTTTTAATAGTCCGTTTCCGGTTGTTTCTAAAATTGGTTGCGGTGTTAACCATAAGGGCGGGGGAAGTTCGACTTTAACTTTTAAATCAGATTGACCTTTTAAATAGGTAATTCCTTGCAATTCAACCGGATATAATTTTCCCACTAAATCTAGTGAAAACCGTTGATTAATATATTCAATTCCGCGAATTTCACATCCTACGGATTTTAAGTTAAGAGTACCATCGGAATGTATCCATAGTTTCAAGTCTACCGTTGGTTGTAAACTAAACATCATAAACTGCAAAGGACGCATTTTTAAGCGGTAAATATCCTCTGTTAAGGCATCTAAACGGGTCGGATCAACTATTGCCTTAACCAAACGTTTCGGTTGACGTAGATAATGGTGAATTAAAGTTGGCTCCGGTACAGCCATTTCAACGGTTTGGGAGGCTTGAAAGTGGGTATACATATAGAAAGTTATAAAAGTCTACTAATTTTGACTTATCTTAATATAATTTAAGAATTATTCAAACTATTTTCATCAATCAAGAGTCACCGATCAAGAATAATGACCTGTACTCCCTGAAAAATAGGGAGTCGCTTGATCATAAGGGTAACGTTGATGAGAATAATATAAATAATTGTAACGTCCCTTTCTATCCATTTATTATCTACCGAACTAAAATTATGACTGTTTCTATTGCCCATCTTGGCCCATCGGGGACTTATGCAGAAGCCGCCGCCTTAGCTTATGCTCAATATCTCACTGGAAAAACCGGGGAAGAAACCATGTTATGCCCCTGTTCAAGTATTAGTCAAACTTTATGGACAGTTGCCAAAGGAGATGCAAATATTGGGGTAGTTCCTGTTGAAAATTCCATTGAGGGTAGTGTTACTATGACCCTAGATACATTATGGCAAATTGGCTGTCTTCAAATTCAACAGGCGTTAATTCTTCCGATTGCCCATGCGTTGATTTCTCAAGCTAAAGATCTTGCTAATATTCAAGTAGTTTATTCCCATCCTCAAGCCCTAGCTCAGTGTCAAGGATGGTTAGAAAAACATCTTTCTGATGTGCCATTAATTGCCAAAAATTCAACTACAGAAGCCCTACAATATGTCAGAGATGAATCCCATGCAGCCGCGATCGCATCTTTAAGAGCAGCAGAACTTTATCAATTACCTGTTCTTGCCCATTCTATTAATGATTATCCCGATAATTGTACCAAGTTTTTGGTAGTTAGTTTACAACCTTCAGGATCGGGAAAATATACATCTTTAGGCTTTAGTGTTCCGGCAAATGTTCCGGGTGCATTGGCAAAACCTTTAGCAATTTTTGCCGATAGGGGGATTAATTTAAGTCGAATTGAATCCCGTCCTAGCAAGCGCTCACTGGGAGATTATCTATTTTTTATGGATTTAGAAGCAGATAGTGATCAACCTTCCGTACAATTAGCTCTAGCTGAATTAAAAACCTTTACCGAAACCTTAAAAGTTTTTGGCAGTTACACCCTATTAAATCTGGATTAATTTTGATTCGGAAAATTGATCATCTTTTTCTGGTAATTATAGCAACCGCCAAGGCAGTTAGGACACCAGACGGATCTTAGAACCCAGACGGTGAAGTATTTCCCCCCAGATCCCTCCCCCTCTAGCCCCCCGTGCACGGGCAGGGCTGTTCCCTGTTCCCCGCTATACAGACTGTACTACTTGATCAGAAAATATTTCCGATAACACATGAAGATAGGGAGAAAAGACAGCAAAATTTTCAGGTAGTAACCGCTTAACCGAAAATTTAAGCAAACTTTTATAAAGACTTTCTATACTTTTTTGAAAAATTTTAAATTTATTAAATTTTTGTTAAATTACAGCATTTTCTAGCATTAAAATTGTTCCTGGTTGCGTATCAATTTTTACTTCTATTCCTAAAGGAATAGTAAACTGATCTCGAATATGGCCGATCATCGAACCATACCAAGCCGGAATTCTTAACGGTTGAATTAAATCCGTTAATACCTGGGATAAGGTTAAAGATGGTTCATTTCCCTCGCCTTTAGTGCAGGCGGTACATTGACTAAAAATAAACCCGGAAATTTGATCTAAAATTCCGGCTAATTTCAAATGGGTTAACATTCGATCAACTCGGTAAATATCCTCGCCAATATCTTCTACAAATAGGATTTTATCCTGCCAATTGGGTAAATATTTAGAACCGACTAAAGCGGATAAAACCGATAAATTTCCTCCGATTAATCTCCCTTGGGCTTGACCCGGATAAATGGTTTCAACCCTAACACTGGCGGGATTTTGAAAGGTTACGGCTTGTCCTTCAAATAGGATTTTTTTCAGCCAACTAACCGAATAGGGATTCCAGAGGGAAGTTCCTAATAATCCATGAAATGTTACTAATCCGGTTTGACTATATAATCCTAATAATAAAGCGGTAATATCACTATAACCGAGAAAAATTTTAGGATTTTTGCGAATTAAATCATAATCTAATAAGGGTAAAATTCTACTACTTCCCCAACCGCCACCCGTAGCAATAATTCCCTTAATATTAGGGTCAGCAAACATTTGATTAATGTCTGATGCTCGTTGTTGATCAGTTCCGGCTAAATAGCCATATTCACTCATGACATGGGGAGCAACTTTAACGGCTAGTTCCTGTTGTCCTAATTGCAGTTGAATCCACTTTAAATGTTCTTTTAAAATCGGGCTGGCGGGAGTCACTAACCCCACCGTATCTCCTGATTTTAAAGCGTTCGGTTTCAGTAATCTTTGAGAAGATGAAGATTGAGCAAAAACAGGAACCTGAGTGGCAATTCCTGTTAAGGTTAATCCGGTTAAAAAATTACGACGATTCATCATCAGTTATCAGTTATCAGTTATTAGTTATTAGTTATTAGTTATTAGTCATCTGAATTGAGAATTTGATCAATTAATTCTTCAACCCCGAGGCTTTATTAATCCCTTCGGGTAGGATCATCACGGCTCCTTTATTGGCAATAATTTTAAGATTAACTCCTAACTCTTGAATGGTTTTTTGGGTGATTTCCAAATAGGCTTCCCAAGTAGCAATAATTACTCGTCCGACCCCGAAAACTTCTACGGCTTGGGTTTGAACAATTTGGGAAAATTCCTCTGGAATGCCTTGATTTTGTAATTGTTGTTGTTTTTGGTCAATGCGATCGCGCAAGCAGCTTATAAACGCTTCAGAAGGGCGCTCCGCTAATATTTTTTCTACCTTTGTAGAAGGTTGATATAATACCGCCCCATTTTCTGCAATCACCCAATCAAACATAAGAATTATGGAAACATGATCAATTAAGTTATCCAATGGTCTTCCAGTAATTAAGATTAACTTTCTCCCCGACTCTCGCCAGAGTTCTAAAGATTTGGAGGTAGACTCCTCGACGATTCCATCCGTCGCTAAGGTGCCATCAAAATCCGTTGCTAAAGCTAAATATTTCATGGGTTTAAAAAATAAATATGACCTTGTATTCTTCCACAAGGTTTATTATAATCTTTAATATAACAGCTAGAAGTATTATTTCTGTTCTCTGTTCCCAGATTTGGATTAAATAATATGACTCAAAAACAATGGTACGAATCCCTGTTCGAGAATTACGGACAAAAATATGATTCTGAGAGTTTTACACAAGGGACAATTGGTGAGTGCGATTTCATAGAAAAAGAACTAGAATTTAATAAGTCCTTAAAAATATTAGATGTGGGCTGTGGTACAGGAAGACATTCAATTGAACTCACAAAGCGGGGATATTCTGTTACTGGAATTGATTTATCCCCATCCCAACTTCAAAGGGCAAAGGATAAAGCCAAAAGTGAAAATTTGATTATTGATTTTCAGCAGCAGGATGCCAGAAATTTGACATTTAATCATGAATTTGATGTAGCGATAATGCTTTGCGAGGGGGGATTTGCCCTCATGGAAACTGATGAAATGAACTTTGAAATCCTGAAAAATGTCACCCGATCGCTGAAGACAAATGCTAAATTTATATTCACAACTTTAAATGGATTATTCCCATTATATCACTCGGTTGAGCAATTCTGTGAATCAACAACGGAAACAGGAAATGCCACCTACAAAAGCAATAGTTTTGACTTGATGACATTCCGAGATCATAACATAACGGAATTTGAAGATGACCTGGGAAACAAGAAATCTCTTGCCTGTAATGAAAGGTATTATGTGCCGAGCGAAATTACCTGGTTACTTAAATCTCTGGGTTACAGCAGCATAGATATTTATGGTGCCAAGCTGAGTGCATTTTCCAGAAATGACAAGTTAACAACGGTCGATTTTGAGATGCTGGTTATTGGTGAAAAATAATTTTGTAACTTGTCCCTACCTGCTCAATCACAACTGAACTTAACAGGGAAATTCAATCGTAAAAGTGGTAAGATTTTGGTTGCTTTCCACTTGAATTGTCCCGTTTAATTGTGCCACTAATTTTTGAACTAAAGCTAATCCTAACCCCGTTCCTCCCTGTTTCCATGGGTCAGCATTCGGAATCCGATAAAACTTCTCAAAGATTCGGGGAAGTTCTTGTTCTGGAATTTCGGCTGGGTTGCGAATCACAATTTGTAAGGGGTCAGAAATGGAGGGAGAAGGTAAAGAAATATTCTGTTTCTTTGTTTTACGTTTGTTATTAGTTGTGGGAATTAATTCCAACCAATTAGACAAAGAATGATAATGAATTCCTAAGAAAATTTCTCCTCCATTGGGAGTATATTTACAGGCATTATTTAACAATTCTACTACAATTCTTTCTAAACTATTGGAGTTAGTTCTAATAGATTGTAAATAGGGATAATACTGGACATTTAGCACCTGATTCCGTTCTTGGGTACGAGAATAAAAAGGATTAATAATATTAGGTAGCCATTCCAATAAATCTAAACTGTCGATGGTAATAGGTGCGGCAGAAGATTCTAACCGTTGTAAATCTAATAAATCATTAATTAAATTAGTTTCTCGCATACATTCAGATTCTAATATTTCTAAATATTTTGGACTTCGCTCTGAGTTGGGGGCAATTTTTAACATATAAATCGCCATTTTCATATTTGCTAAAGGAGTACGAAGTTCATGGGAAACCGTACTCAAAAAATCATCTTTGAGAATATTTAACTGTTGCAGTTCTTCCACCTTAGACGTGCGTTCTTCAACTTGTTTTTCTAGTTCAGCATTCCGGCTTTTTAACAGTTCTAATTTTTCCGTTTGCAATTGATGAACCGATTGTTGGAGTTGTTTAACCACCCGATACATTTCCGTCGGGTCAAGCATTCTTAATAAACTAACCTGTGTAATAATTCCTAATAACTCTCCTTCATCCCCACAAACAATTAGTCGTTGTACCTGTTGTTTTTGCATTTCTTGATGCGCCATCCACAGAGAATCATTAATTTTCAAAGAAAAGGATAAATTTCTCATTACCGTGGTTGCATAAGTCGCCGTTAAATCTAATTCCAAAAATTGCGCCTCCACAATATCCTGTTCTGTAACTAATCCAATAGGGGTTAATTTTTTCTCAGTTCCGGCTTGAAAAATAACCACATAACTCGCTTGATGGGCGGTCATCATTTGCGCTAAACTCAATACAGATGTTGTGACTGGAGCCGTAATTACTTGGGTGATCATTTCATCCCCCACCCGGCGTAATCTTAAAATATTAGCGGGTTGTAAAACCTGACGAATTCGTTCTGGGGTAATCACTCCCACTAATTGACCTCGAATATCTAAAACGGGTAAATGCGAAATTTGATGTTGTCGAAATAAGGATAAAGCCGTAAAAATATCTTGATCATCAGATTCTGTTAAACTAACAGAAATTGGAGACATGATTTCAGCGACTCGGACTTTATTAAGATTTTTTTTGATGACAGGATCTAAAATTTCTGTTGCCATTAACTGAACAATATCTCGTTCCGTGATTATTCCTACAACCGAAGCCATCTGAGGCTGTTCATCGGGAAGTACCGGAGTAATTTCTTCCGAGTCTTGATTAATAACCAAAACACAGCTTGCCCGAGATTCTTCTATTAAAAAACTACCAGAGTTTAAAAGACAATGATTCTGAGATTGACCCAGTATTTTAATCACATCCGCTAAACAGGTTTCTGGTGTTACAATAAATGGATTCCGATCAATGGCTTGTTCTAAAGCAGATGAATAACGCACAGACTGGTAAAATTCCATAACAATACTCTAAAAAGGTTCGTAGGAAGATCCAATAAATTTTTAACATTAAAAAATCAGCAAGTCTGTAATTAGTTTAACTTAATTCAACAATAGGATGGTTATGATTGTATCTGTTAATGAACGCAATTTTTGGGAAGAACGCTATCAACAGGGAACCACCGCCTGGGACTTAGGAGAACCCGCCCCACCGTTTATTACGTTTTTGCAATCTTCTGAGGCTCCACCCCCGGGAAAAACGGCGGTTTTAGGCTGTGGAAGGGGTTATGATGCCCTATTATTTGCCAGTTATGGTTTTGAGGTTATTGGGTTTGATTTTGCGGATTCTGCGATTCAAGACGCATTAGAATATCAACAATTATTAATCAATAAATCGTCAATTTTAAAGGGAGCAGGAAAATATTTACCCACTTCAGCGCAATTTTTACAACAGGATATTTTTGACTTACCCCAGGAGTTTTTAGGACAGTTTGATTATGTAATTGAACATACTTGTTTTTGTGCAATTTCCCCAGATCAACGCCCTAATTATGTCAATTTAGTTGAGTCAATTATGAAACCCAATGGGCAATTATTCGGGTTGTTTTTTACCCATTCCCGTGCCGGAGGGCCACCTTTTGGGATTACTCCGGCGGAAATTCGACAGTATTTTCAAGGGAAATTTCAGATTCTTTCCCTGCATCCGGTGACTGAATCAACCCCCAGCCGTCAAGGAGAAGAACATTGGGGACATTTTATGGCACATCAAAAACTTTAGCAATTAATTCTGCAAATTTTTTCTAACCTGGCTATAATAAGTAAAGATTTAGTTAAACCTGATTTACAAATGAGTCAACCGTTGAATTTAGAAAATATTGCCGATCAGCTAGATAGCAAAAATTTACGAGATCGTCTATTAGCCTTAGCTTCTTTGCGAAATGTTCCTCCAGAAGATGCTGTTCCTTTAATTAAAAAAGTGCTAGATGATGAAAGTTTACAAGTCCGTTCTATGGCAATTTTTGCCCTGGGAATTAAACCTACGGAAGAATGCTATTTTCTGTTGGTGAAACTATTAGAAAATGACCCGGATTATGGGGTAAGAGCCGATGCAGCCGGAGCCCTGGGATATCTGGGAGATATTCGCGCATTTGAACCTTTAGTTAGAGCTTTTTATGAGGATACAGATTGGCTAGTTAGATTTAGTGCGGCGGTCTCCCTGGGAAACCTCAAAGATATTAGGGCTCGGGATGTTTTATTGGCTGCATTAGAAAGTGATGAAGTGATTTTACATCAAGCTGCAATTGCTGCGATCGGAGAAATTAAAGATGTGGAATCGGTTGATAAAATTCTGCGATTTGCTCAAGCGGAAGATTGGTTAGTCCGGCAACGTTTAGCAGAAGCTCTGGGAAATTTAGTCACACCTAAAAGCCTTTCTGCGTTAAATTATTTAGCCAAAGATAGTCATTCTCAAGTCTCTGAATCCGCCAAGATTTCCATTGAGCGGCTACGGGAAGCGGGATTGCAAGTTTAAAGATTTGATTAACAGGGAATGGAGAATATCAAAGATGATGCAATTGTCTTGACAAATTAACCCAACTGTTAGACGATAGGATTCTAGTTTCTAGGTTTAAATAAAAGCTATCCTTAAATCATCATGACTTCTCCCTTCCCTTCTCGCAAAAAGCCTAAGATTCTGCAACTATTATTTTTTAGTTTTATTGTTTTATTCTTAGCTAGTACCTCGGCAATTTTAGGCGCGGTGACTGCTTTATTAGCTCCTGAAAAATTTGATTTTACTGAGCCAGAATCAAATATTTTAGATGGACTCTGGCAACATCGGTTTAAATATAGTTTGTCTCGTCCGGTTAATATTTTAGTCCTGGGAATTGATGGAAGTCCCCACAGTTCTACCTCCTCTCCCGATCTATTTAAAGGTCGTAGTGATACGGTTTTATTTGTCAATTTTCAACCTCAAGATAAATCAGTTAGTTTGTTATCCATCCCCCGAGATACTCAAGTCCAAATTCCAGGTTATGGTACAGGAAAAATTAATGAAGCTAATTATTGGGGCGGCCCTAAATTAGCAAAGGAAGTGGTTCAAACTATTTTAAATAAAGTTGAAATTAACCGTTATGTGCGGGTGAGTAGTGGTGCTTTTCGAGAATTAGTTAATTTTTTAGGAGGAGTGGAAGTATATATTCCTCAACCTATGTCTTATCAGGATAAAACTCAAAAATTAGACATTAATTTGGCTCCCGGTTGGCAAACTATTAATGGTGAACAAGCGGATCAATTTGTGCGGTTTCGAGGCGATGGTTATGGAGATTTAGGGCGGGTACAGCGTCAACAAGCCTTAATGGAAGCAATTTTAGTTCGACTGAAAGATCCGACGGTTTTACCTCGTGTTCCTGAAATTATTCGGATTATGCAAAAATATATTGATACTAATTTAAGTTTTGAAGAAATTTTAACCTTAGTTAATTTTGGGTTAAATCTGGAATCTCAAAATTTTAAAATGGTAATGTTACCCGGTCGTTCTAGTTCGGAGGAATATTCTAATAGTAGTTATTGGTTAGTGGATGAACGGGGACGCGATCGGGTCATGTATCAATATTTTCGGTTAGATTCCACCGGATATACCTTAAAAAGTGCCTACGAACCTTCTGCTTATGAAACTTTGTCTAAGGATTTAAAAATTGCAATTCAAAATACTTCCAGTAATCCCAAAGCAGCGGAGAAAATGCTAGATTTTCTATATAATCAAGGGTTTAATCAAGTTTATTTAGCCCCGATTGAAAGAACTCAACAACTAAAAACAGAAATTATTATTCAAGGCGGAGATTTAGGGGCAGCTAAACTGATGCAAAAAAACCTCGGTTTAGGTGAGCTTAAATCCTCAGCAACGGGTGATATGGGGTCGGATTTAACTATTAGAGTTGGAGAAGATTGGATCAAATAAAATTATCCAAGGGAGATTTTTAAATTCAATTCTCCCCTGAAATTACCCTATCTTAAACGGTTTGTAATTGACACAAAATCAAACCAAACCATTGATTTTCGTCCGTCCAATTCTTGATGGAAACTAAGCCTAAATCCTCTAATTCCGCTTGAATTTTTTCCAGTTCAAACTTGCGAGAGATTTCCGTATGAATAGTTTCTCCTTGGGTAAATTCAATGGCTAAATTGAGCTTTTTGAGTTCAACAGTTTGCGATCGCAAACTTTTTAAGTGCATTTCAATTTGATGTTCGGTTTG includes:
- a CDS encoding HAD family hydrolase, with protein sequence MKYLALATDFDGTLATDGIVEESTSKSLELWRESGRKLILITGRPLDNLIDHVSIILMFDWVIAENGAVLYQPSTKVEKILAERPSEAFISCLRDRIDQKQQQLQNQGIPEEFSQIVQTQAVEVFGVGRVIIATWEAYLEITQKTIQELGVNLKIIANKGAVMILPEGINKASGLKN
- the pheA gene encoding prephenate dehydratase, which codes for MTVSIAHLGPSGTYAEAAALAYAQYLTGKTGEETMLCPCSSISQTLWTVAKGDANIGVVPVENSIEGSVTMTLDTLWQIGCLQIQQALILPIAHALISQAKDLANIQVVYSHPQALAQCQGWLEKHLSDVPLIAKNSTTEALQYVRDESHAAAIASLRAAELYQLPVLAHSINDYPDNCTKFLVVSLQPSGSGKYTSLGFSVPANVPGALAKPLAIFADRGINLSRIESRPSKRSLGDYLFFMDLEADSDQPSVQLALAELKTFTETLKVFGSYTLLNLD
- a CDS encoding thiol methyltransferase 1-like protein is translated as MIVSVNERNFWEERYQQGTTAWDLGEPAPPFITFLQSSEAPPPGKTAVLGCGRGYDALLFASYGFEVIGFDFADSAIQDALEYQQLLINKSSILKGAGKYLPTSAQFLQQDIFDLPQEFLGQFDYVIEHTCFCAISPDQRPNYVNLVESIMKPNGQLFGLFFTHSRAGGPPFGITPAEIRQYFQGKFQILSLHPVTESTPSRQGEEHWGHFMAHQKL
- a CDS encoding two-component sensor histidine kinase, whose product is MEFYQSVRYSSALEQAIDRNPFIVTPETCLADVIKILGQSQNHCLLNSGSFLIEESRASCVLVINQDSEEITPVLPDEQPQMASVVGIITERDIVQLMATEILDPVIKKNLNKVRVAEIMSPISVSLTESDDQDIFTALSLFRQHQISHLPVLDIRGQLVGVITPERIRQVLQPANILRLRRVGDEMITQVITAPVTTSVLSLAQMMTAHQASYVVIFQAGTEKKLTPIGLVTEQDIVEAQFLELDLTATYATTVMRNLSFSLKINDSLWMAHQEMQKQQVQRLIVCGDEGELLGIITQVSLLRMLDPTEMYRVVKQLQQSVHQLQTEKLELLKSRNAELEKQVEERTSKVEELQQLNILKDDFLSTVSHELRTPLANMKMAIYMLKIAPNSERSPKYLEILESECMRETNLINDLLDLQRLESSAAPITIDSLDLLEWLPNIINPFYSRTQERNQVLNVQYYPYLQSIRTNSNSLERIVVELLNNACKYTPNGGEIFLGIHYHSLSNWLELIPTTNNKRKTKKQNISLPSPSISDPLQIVIRNPAEIPEQELPRIFEKFYRIPNADPWKQGGTGLGLALVQKLVAQLNGTIQVESNQNLTTFTIEFPC
- a CDS encoding putative LytR-membrane bound transcriptional regulator, encoding MTSPFPSRKKPKILQLLFFSFIVLFLASTSAILGAVTALLAPEKFDFTEPESNILDGLWQHRFKYSLSRPVNILVLGIDGSPHSSTSSPDLFKGRSDTVLFVNFQPQDKSVSLLSIPRDTQVQIPGYGTGKINEANYWGGPKLAKEVVQTILNKVEINRYVRVSSGAFRELVNFLGGVEVYIPQPMSYQDKTQKLDINLAPGWQTINGEQADQFVRFRGDGYGDLGRVQRQQALMEAILVRLKDPTVLPRVPEIIRIMQKYIDTNLSFEEILTLVNFGLNLESQNFKMVMLPGRSSSEEYSNSSYWLVDERGRDRVMYQYFRLDSTGYTLKSAYEPSAYETLSKDLKIAIQNTSSNPKAAEKMLDFLYNQGFNQVYLAPIERTQQLKTEIIIQGGDLGAAKLMQKNLGLGELKSSATGDMGSDLTIRVGEDWIK
- a CDS encoding methyltransferase, putative, with translation MTQKQWYESLFENYGQKYDSESFTQGTIGECDFIEKELEFNKSLKILDVGCGTGRHSIELTKRGYSVTGIDLSPSQLQRAKDKAKSENLIIDFQQQDARNLTFNHEFDVAIMLCEGGFALMETDEMNFEILKNVTRSLKTNAKFIFTTLNGLFPLYHSVEQFCESTTETGNATYKSNSFDLMTFRDHNITEFEDDLGNKKSLACNERYYVPSEITWLLKSLGYSSIDIYGAKLSAFSRNDKLTTVDFEMLVIGEK